In Sideroxyarcus emersonii, one DNA window encodes the following:
- the dcd gene encoding dCTP deaminase, translating to MSIKSDKWIRRMAEQHGMIEPYEPNQVKEVNGHKIVSYGTSSYGYDIRCSREFKLFTNINSTIVDPKNFDPNSFVNVEADYCVIPPNSFALARTVEYFRIPRNVLTICLGKSTYARCGIIVNVTPFEPEWEGYVTLEFSNTTPLPAKIYANEGVAQVLFFESDEVCETSYKDRGGKYQGQVGVTLPKI from the coding sequence ATGAGCATCAAGTCAGACAAGTGGATACGCCGCATGGCCGAGCAGCACGGCATGATTGAGCCGTACGAGCCGAACCAGGTGAAGGAAGTGAACGGGCACAAGATCGTGTCCTACGGCACCTCCAGCTACGGCTACGACATCCGCTGTTCGCGCGAATTCAAACTGTTCACCAACATCAACAGCACCATCGTCGATCCGAAGAACTTCGACCCGAATTCGTTCGTCAACGTGGAAGCCGACTACTGCGTCATCCCGCCCAATTCCTTCGCGCTGGCGCGCACCGTCGAATACTTCCGCATCCCGCGCAATGTGCTCACCATCTGCCTGGGCAAATCGACCTATGCCCGCTGCGGCATCATCGTCAACGTCACGCCGTTCGAGCCGGAATGGGAAGGCTATGTGACGCTGGAATTCTCCAACACCACACCGCTGCCGGCGAAGATCTACGCCAACGAAGGCGTGGCGCAGGTGCTGTTCTTCGAGAGCGACGAGGTGTGCGAGACCTCGTACAAGGACCGTGGCGGCAAGTATCAGGGGCAGGTGGGCGTCACCTTGCCGAAGATCTGA